In Sphingobacteriaceae bacterium, the DNA window GTTGGCGGCGGCCAACTCCTCCACGGTGGTGTGGTAGCGCCGGGCCAATTCCCAAAGGGTATCGCCCCGTTTTACTTGATGCACGGCCGGAGGGGCCTGGACCCGGGCATCGCCGGAGTGGCCGGAGTGGATGCGGCTGGGCAGGCGCGGCACCAAGGGAGTCCCGCCCATGGCGGGCACAGCCATGCCGGCGCCCCAGCCCAGCAGGGCGCTGACGACGACCACCAAAGGCAGCATGGGAAGCCGTCGCGTCATCGGGTGCGTCACCTCCGGGGACCGCCCCTTACGGCCGCGGCCGCTGCGGCAGCGGGGACGCACCTATGTTGTTCTTAGCCGGGGAACCTTATGCAGGTGCAGGACAAATTACGTCAACCCGTTACGTCGACCGGCCTCAGGCGCGGCCGCCCCGCACTTCCCGCTTGACCTGCTCCAGGAACTCCACGTTGGTCTTGGTCTTGGACAGCCGGTCGATGATCAGTTCGGTGGCTTCGGCAGTGTCCATGTTGTGGGTGAACTTGCGGATGGCCCAGATGAGGCGCAGTTCTTCCTCGCTGAGGAGCAGCTCCTCCCGGCGGGTGCCGGAGCGCTTGATGTCGATGGCGGGGAAGACGCGGCGCTCGGCCAGGCGCCGGTCCAGGTGCAGCTCCATGTTGCCGGTGCCCTTGAATTCCTCGTAAATGACGTCGTCCATGCGGCTGCCCGTGTCCACCAGGGCGGTGCCGATGATGGTGAGGCTGCCCCCTTCCTCCAGGTTGCGGGCGGCGCCGAAGAACCGCTTGGGCTTGTGGAGGGCCGCCGGATCCAAGCCGCCGGACAAGGTGCGGCCGCTGGGGGGGATGACCAGATTGTGGGCCCGGGCCAGCCGGGTGATGCTGTCCAGGAGGATGACCACGTCGTGGCCGTGCTCCACCAGGCGCTTGGCCCGCTCCAGCACCATGTCGGCCAGCTTCACGTGATTCTCGGGCATCTGGTCGAAGGTGGAGGCCAATACCTCGCCCCGGACCGACCGCTCCATCTCCGTCACTTCTTCGGGCCGCTCGTCGATGAGCAACACGAAGAGCCTGGCGTCGGGGTAGTTGGTGGTGATGCCGTTGGCGATCTTCTGCAGCAGGACCGTCTTGCCCGCCTTGGGGGGCGACACCACCAGGGCCCGCTGGCCTTTGCCGATGGGAGCGAACAGGTCCACTATGCGGGTGGAGATGTCGTCGGGCGAGTTTTCCAAGGTGAGCCGCTCGTTGGGGAAGATGGGGGTCATGCCGTCGAAGTGGAGCCGTTCCGCCGCCTGCTCGGGATCGACGCCGTTGATGGCCTCGATGCGCAGCAGGGCGATGTAGCGCTCGTTGTCCTTGGGGTGACGGGCCTGACCGGAAACCAGGTCCCCGGGCCGCAGGTCGAAGCGCCGGATCTGGGACGGCGAGACGTAGATGTCCTCCTTGGAGGGCAGGTAGTGGCCCGAACGGAGGAAGCCGTAGCCTTCGGGCATGATGTCCAGGATGCCCTGGCTGAACAGGTAGCCGTCCTTTTCGGTTTTCGCCTTTATGATTTGGAAGATGAGTTCTTTCTTGCGGAGGCTGTGATAGCCCGGCAGATCCAGCTCCCGGGCGATCTGGTACAACTCCTTCAACGTTTTGCCTTCAAGCTGGGTCATTTCCAAGCCGCGTCACCTCTTCATATTTCATGGCCAAGGGAAAGGGACTGCGAGACCGATGACACCGATGCAGATGCCGGTCATCAACTGCCTTGCTTCTGGGCTTCCCGCCAATCCCGCAGGAAGCGCTCCAATCCGCTGTCGGTAAGCGGGTGCTGGATCATGCGCTGCAACACACCGAAAGGAATGGTCGCCACATGGGCGCCGGCCAAAGCCGCCTG includes these proteins:
- the rho gene encoding transcription termination factor Rho, translating into MTQLEGKTLKELYQIARELDLPGYHSLRKKELIFQIIKAKTEKDGYLFSQGILDIMPEGYGFLRSGHYLPSKEDIYVSPSQIRRFDLRPGDLVSGQARHPKDNERYIALLRIEAINGVDPEQAAERLHFDGMTPIFPNERLTLENSPDDISTRIVDLFAPIGKGQRALVVSPPKAGKTVLLQKIANGITTNYPDARLFVLLIDERPEEVTEMERSVRGEVLASTFDQMPENHVKLADMVLERAKRLVEHGHDVVILLDSITRLARAHNLVIPPSGRTLSGGLDPAALHKPKRFFGAARNLEEGGSLTIIGTALVDTGSRMDDVIYEEFKGTGNMELHLDRRLAERRVFPAIDIKRSGTRREELLLSEEELRLIWAIRKFTHNMDTAEATELIIDRLSKTKTNVEFLEQVKREVRGGRA